The proteins below come from a single Afipia felis ATCC 53690 genomic window:
- a CDS encoding peroxiredoxin-like family protein: MTATRTPPTNHFKPIDPQSDAPSMPNQTDKTLAQIRSELLATFSAADWESYNHLVGWLRDTDVASHALKVGDTAPDFVLPDANGRLHSSEQLRRDGPLVLSFIRGGWCPFCTAELCALQAAKDEFESLGATLAVLTPETRQFPRHLKQRLGLDLTVLSDVDYGVAVSYGILFRVPDETKAHYSALGFDLGARHGSPDWMLPIPATYVIDTEGRIRSVFVEPDFTIREEPGQILASLRRTVSTC; this comes from the coding sequence ATGACCGCGACACGCACGCCGCCGACCAACCACTTCAAGCCAATCGATCCGCAGTCTGACGCCCCATCGATGCCAAACCAGACCGACAAGACACTTGCCCAGATTCGCTCGGAGCTGTTGGCGACGTTCAGCGCCGCAGACTGGGAGTCATACAATCACCTCGTAGGGTGGCTTCGCGATACAGACGTGGCATCGCACGCGTTGAAGGTCGGAGACACCGCGCCCGACTTCGTCTTGCCGGACGCGAACGGCCGTCTCCACTCCTCCGAGCAACTACGCCGCGACGGTCCCCTCGTCCTGAGTTTCATCCGAGGCGGCTGGTGTCCGTTCTGCACCGCAGAGCTATGTGCACTTCAGGCCGCAAAGGATGAATTCGAGAGTCTCGGCGCAACGCTCGCGGTCCTGACACCGGAGACGAGGCAATTCCCGCGGCACCTCAAGCAACGCTTGGGGCTGGACCTGACGGTACTCTCCGACGTCGACTACGGCGTTGCGGTGTCGTATGGCATTTTATTCCGGGTGCCCGACGAGACCAAAGCGCACTATTCTGCTCTAGGTTTCGACCTCGGGGCGCGGCACGGGTCACCGGACTGGATGCTGCCCATTCCCGCAACTTACGTGATCGACACGGAAGGCCGGATCCGCAGCGTGTTTGTCGAACCCGACTTC